TGTGAATCCGAAGAGCGGTGTATCCCGCCTGATCCTTCGTGATGAAAACAAATGCTATGTAGATTCCGAATGGCTGACTTCCATCCATTTCAATCCGAATGGGTTTACCTATGTGAGCGAGCAGGATGGCTATTCACACATCTACCTGTATTCGCCGACAGGGGTCATGCAGCGTCAGGTGACAAAAGGTAACTGGGACGTAACCCGCCTGATCGGTTATGACGATGCAGCTAAGGTTGTCTATTATGAATCGGCAGAGGAAAGCCCGTTGCGCCGTTCTGTCTATAAAATAGACCAGAAAGGTGTGAAGACAAAGCTGTCGGAAAACGAAGGAACGAACAGTGCCGACTTTAGTGCGAACTATGCCTATTTCGTGAATAACTATTCGAATGCCAATACACCGGCCGTTATCACCGTAAATGAAACGAAGTCGAAGAAAGTATTGCGCGTGCTGCAGGATAATGCTGCCTTGCGCGAAAAGCTGGCAAGTACATCTTTCTCTAAAAAAGAATTTTTCAAAGTACATACAGCCTCTGATATAGAGCTGAATGCCTGGATCGTAAAACCGGTAAACTTCGATGAATCGAAGAAATATCCGGTACTGATGGTTCAATATAGTGGACCGAATTCGCAACAAGTACTGGACAAATATGGTTTTGACTGGGAACATTACCTGGCTGCGAACGGAATCATCGTGGTCAGTGTGGATGGCCGGGGAACCGGTGCGCGTGGTGAAGCCTTCCGCAAATGTACATACCTGCGGATGGGCGATTTGGAATCCAGAGACCAGGTGGAAGCCGCACAGGCTTTAGGCAAACTGCCGTATATCGATGCAAAACGCATTGCCATCTGGGGCTGGAGCTTTGGCGGATATAATACATTGATGTCGATGAGCGTGGGTAACGGCACATTCAAGGCCGGTATCGCTGTCGCTCCTCCGACAGACTGGAAATATTATGATTCGGTATATACCGAACGTTTTATGCGTACGCCAAAGGAAAACTTCTCGGGCTATGCTGCAACTTCACCGATCCGGCTGGCAAAAGACTTACAAGGTAAGCTGTTGCTGGTGCACGGAACTGCTGACGATAATGTACACTTCCAGCAGACGATGGATTATGCAGAAGCATTGGTACAAGCCGGTAAACAGTTCGATATGCAGGTCTACAAAGACCGTAATCACAGTATTTACGGAGGAAATACCCGTTATCATCTGTATACCAGGATGTCTAACTTCTTATTTGATAACTTATAATGTCAGAACATGTGAGAAAGCCGGATTGGTTAAAGATCCGGCTGGGTGGGAACGAGCAGTTTACAAAGACGAAAAGCATTGTTGAGTCTCATTGTCTGCACACCATTTGTACGAGCGGCAAATGCCCGAATATGGGAGAATGCTGGAGCCGGGGAACGGCCACGTTCATGATAGCGGGTGAGATATGTACCCGTTCCTGCCGCTTTTGTAATACGTTAACAGGCAAGCCGTTGCCGCTGGATCCGAAAGAACCGGCCAATGTAGCGGAAAGTATTCGCCTGATGAACTTAAAACACGCAGTGATAACGTCGGTCGATCGTGACGATCTGCCTGACCTGGGAGCCCGGCATTGGGTTGATACGATCCGGACAATCAAAGAAGTAAACCCGGATACGACGGTAGAGGTCCTGATCCCTGACTTCCAGGGACGTCTTGATCTGGTCGATCAAGTGGTGGCTGCTGCTCCCGAAATCATATCGCATAATATGGAAACTGTGCGGCGTATCAGTCCGCAGGTTCGCAGTGCTGCTAAATACGATGTCAGCCTGTCCGTCTTGTCCCGCATTGCAGAACAAGGTGCGACGGCAAAGACAGGCATCATGGTCGGCTTGGGAGAAACACCCGAAGAGGTCTGCTGCCTGATGGACGATGTGCTGGCGGCAGGTGTTTCCGTATTAACAATTGGTCAATATTTACAACCTTCCAGAAAAAATATTCAAGTAACTG
This is a stretch of genomic DNA from Parabacteroides chongii. It encodes these proteins:
- a CDS encoding S9 family peptidase; translated protein: MKRLGVGFLLSLAIIGSVSAQSGSKRVDLKEITDGKFRQVTAIGEMRSLPDGEHYTAMNKDRSMIIKYSYRTGNPVDTLFNARTARECTFDDFDGYDISSTGHHILVWRETEPIYRRSFKAMVYDYDVRRNYVKPVSDSKNKQMIPTYSPDGRMCAYVVDNNIWIRKFDYDTEVQVTKDGELNKILNGITDWVYEEEFAVTNLMAWSPDSEYLAYVRFDESEVPEYSMQMYGTGLYPGYYNFKYPKAGENNSKVSVHSYSVATKDIKELKMPVDADSYIPRITFTTNSDQLAVMTLNRQQNLFNMYYVNPKSGVSRLILRDENKCYVDSEWLTSIHFNPNGFTYVSEQDGYSHIYLYSPTGVMQRQVTKGNWDVTRLIGYDDAAKVVYYESAEESPLRRSVYKIDQKGVKTKLSENEGTNSADFSANYAYFVNNYSNANTPAVITVNETKSKKVLRVLQDNAALREKLASTSFSKKEFFKVHTASDIELNAWIVKPVNFDESKKYPVLMVQYSGPNSQQVLDKYGFDWEHYLAANGIIVVSVDGRGTGARGEAFRKCTYLRMGDLESRDQVEAAQALGKLPYIDAKRIAIWGWSFGGYNTLMSMSVGNGTFKAGIAVAPPTDWKYYDSVYTERFMRTPKENFSGYAATSPIRLAKDLQGKLLLVHGTADDNVHFQQTMDYAEALVQAGKQFDMQVYKDRNHSIYGGNTRYHLYTRMSNFLFDNL
- the lipA gene encoding lipoyl synthase, yielding MSEHVRKPDWLKIRLGGNEQFTKTKSIVESHCLHTICTSGKCPNMGECWSRGTATFMIAGEICTRSCRFCNTLTGKPLPLDPKEPANVAESIRLMNLKHAVITSVDRDDLPDLGARHWVDTIRTIKEVNPDTTVEVLIPDFQGRLDLVDQVVAAAPEIISHNMETVRRISPQVRSAAKYDVSLSVLSRIAEQGATAKTGIMVGLGETPEEVCCLMDDVLAAGVSVLTIGQYLQPSRKNIQVTEYVTPEQFNVYKSIALKKGFRMVESAPLVRSSYHAEKHV